A single Arachidicoccus sp. BS20 DNA region contains:
- a CDS encoding GH92 family glycosyl hydrolase — protein MRKILSLICSVAVASGISAQVTNSETSLVDYVNPLMGSDSKVDLSTGNTYPAIGLPWAMNMWTPQTGRDGDGWQYTYTADKIRGFKQTHQPSPWMNDYGVFSLMPVTGKAVFDENERASWFSHKTEISKPYYYSVYLADQDVTTEIAPTLRAAMFRFTFPKTDSAFVVIDAFQRHSFVKIIPEKNEIIGYSTFYARGPLKNFKNYFVIKFDKPFKSIGTWSNKDLNRGSLSADDKHVGAIVNFDSKYRGEQVVAKVASSFISAEQAELNLKELGNDNFETVEQKGKDIWNKTLGSVKVDGGTIDQMRTFYSCLYRMLFFPNRLYEVNAEGKIVHYSPYDGQVHDGYMFGGTGFWDTFRALYPFLNLMYPSVVKEMQEGLVNDYKEGGWLPEWSSPGYADIMVGNNSASIVSEAYMKGLRGYDINTLYEALLHDANNEGPMSAVGRKGVRYYNTLGYVPYDVGINENAARTLEYAYDDFAIYQLAKVLHRPQAEIDLYAKRCLNYKNLFDPSHNLMRGKNKDGSWSANFNPFKWGDAFTEGNSWHYSWSVFHDMQGLIDLMGGKKTFVNMLDSIFKMPPTFDDSYYGGVIHEIREMQIMNMGQYAHGNQPIQHMLYLYNYAGEPWKSQYWIREAMNKLYKATPDGYCGDEDNGQTSAWYVFSALGFYSVCPAVPQYVLGAPLFKKVTLNLENGKTFTISAPANSDANRYVKSATLNGKSYDKNFINHFDILKGGTFQLQMSDVPNKQKGISPEDYPYSFSTDKNK, from the coding sequence ATGCGAAAAATTTTATCATTAATCTGTTCTGTTGCAGTTGCGTCAGGTATTTCAGCACAGGTTACCAATTCCGAAACATCGCTTGTTGATTATGTAAACCCGTTAATGGGGAGTGATTCAAAAGTTGATTTATCTACTGGCAATACATATCCTGCTATTGGTTTGCCATGGGCAATGAATATGTGGACACCGCAAACCGGTCGCGATGGCGACGGTTGGCAATATACTTATACCGCCGATAAAATAAGAGGCTTTAAGCAAACGCATCAGCCATCGCCGTGGATGAACGATTACGGAGTGTTCTCGCTGATGCCCGTAACCGGAAAAGCCGTGTTTGACGAGAACGAAAGAGCAAGCTGGTTTTCGCACAAAACGGAAATTTCAAAACCTTATTATTACAGTGTTTATTTAGCCGACCAGGATGTAACTACTGAAATAGCGCCCACTTTGCGTGCGGCAATGTTCCGTTTTACATTTCCTAAAACAGACAGCGCTTTTGTTGTAATTGACGCTTTTCAAAGGCATTCTTTTGTAAAAATTATTCCCGAAAAAAATGAAATCATCGGTTATTCAACTTTCTATGCGCGCGGTCCGTTGAAGAATTTTAAAAACTATTTTGTTATCAAATTTGACAAGCCTTTTAAAAGTATCGGCACATGGAGCAATAAGGATTTGAACAGAGGCAGTTTGTCTGCCGACGATAAACACGTGGGTGCTATTGTTAATTTCGATTCGAAATACCGCGGCGAACAAGTAGTTGCAAAAGTTGCATCGTCGTTTATCAGTGCAGAACAAGCGGAACTCAATCTGAAAGAATTGGGTAATGATAATTTTGAGACTGTTGAACAGAAAGGAAAAGATATTTGGAATAAAACTTTAGGCAGCGTAAAAGTGGACGGTGGAACGATTGACCAGATGCGTACTTTCTATTCCTGTCTGTACAGAATGTTGTTTTTCCCGAATCGTTTGTATGAGGTAAATGCAGAAGGTAAAATAGTGCATTACAGTCCTTACGATGGACAGGTGCATGACGGTTATATGTTTGGCGGCACAGGTTTTTGGGATACTTTTCGCGCCTTGTATCCGTTCCTGAATTTAATGTATCCTTCCGTTGTCAAAGAGATGCAGGAAGGACTGGTAAACGATTACAAAGAAGGTGGCTGGCTGCCGGAATGGAGCAGTCCGGGCTATGCCGATATTATGGTGGGAAACAATTCTGCATCTATCGTTTCAGAAGCGTATATGAAAGGCTTGCGCGGTTATGACATCAATACTTTGTATGAAGCATTGTTGCATGATGCCAATAACGAAGGTCCGATGAGTGCCGTTGGTCGTAAAGGTGTTCGGTATTACAACACATTGGGTTATGTTCCTTACGATGTAGGTATTAACGAAAATGCGGCGCGTACACTCGAATATGCGTATGATGATTTTGCGATTTATCAATTGGCAAAAGTTTTGCATCGTCCACAGGCGGAAATCGATCTGTATGCAAAACGTTGCTTAAATTATAAAAATCTGTTCGACCCTTCACATAACCTGATGCGTGGAAAAAATAAAGACGGAAGCTGGAGCGCAAACTTTAATCCGTTCAAATGGGGCGATGCATTTACCGAAGGTAACAGTTGGCACTACTCGTGGAGCGTGTTTCATGATATGCAGGGATTAATCGACCTGATGGGAGGAAAGAAAACATTTGTGAACATGCTGGATTCTATTTTCAAAATGCCGCCAACATTTGACGACAGCTATTACGGCGGTGTGATTCACGAAATCCGTGAAATGCAAATTATGAATATGGGACAATATGCGCATGGCAACCAGCCGATTCAACACATGCTGTATTTGTATAACTATGCAGGCGAACCGTGGAAGTCGCAGTACTGGATTCGTGAAGCAATGAATAAACTATATAAAGCTACACCGGACGGTTATTGCGGAGATGAAGACAACGGGCAAACTTCGGCTTGGTATGTGTTTTCTGCATTAGGATTTTATTCAGTGTGTCCTGCCGTGCCGCAATATGTTTTGGGTGCCCCGTTATTTAAGAAAGTAACGCTGAATCTGGAAAATGGAAAAACATTTACCATTAGTGCGCCGGCAAACAGCGATGCAAACCGGTACGTAAAATCGGCAACGTTGAACGGAAAATCTTATGATAAGAATTTCATCAACCACTTTGATATTTTAAAAGGCGGAACATTTCAATTACAAATGAGCGATGTTCCGAACAAACAGAAAGGTATCAGTCCGGAAGATTATCCGTATTCCTTTTCAACGGATAAGAATAAGTAA
- a CDS encoding basic secretory family protein, whose product MLKKVMFVFGVVSCALISNNLNAQRHRRSWNDVDRADAVNIDSTTKEGYTLIFINHDSTFDKAVEKHMTEVFFKVYPEEAKEYNPNTRKKVFIIIDPAYKGVAATAGSIVRVNPEWMHQHPEDVDVVTHEVMHIVQSYRGGAGPGWITEGIADFVRNEYGVNNKAAGWSLTPFNSKQSYTNAYRITARFLVWIEKKYDKTFVRELNEAMREHTYTDDFWKNKTGKTVDELWAEYAANPAI is encoded by the coding sequence GTGCTGAAAAAAGTAATGTTCGTTTTTGGCGTGGTTTCATGCGCCTTAATATCCAATAATCTCAATGCGCAAAGGCATCGCAGAAGTTGGAATGATGTTGACCGTGCTGATGCCGTAAACATCGATTCAACTACGAAAGAAGGTTATACGCTCATCTTCATCAATCATGATTCGACATTTGATAAAGCGGTGGAAAAACACATGACGGAGGTGTTTTTCAAAGTATATCCCGAAGAAGCGAAAGAGTACAATCCGAACACGAGAAAGAAAGTCTTTATCATTATTGACCCGGCATACAAAGGCGTTGCGGCAACTGCTGGCAGCATAGTTCGTGTAAATCCTGAGTGGATGCACCAGCATCCCGAAGATGTGGATGTGGTTACACACGAAGTAATGCACATTGTGCAGTCATATCGCGGTGGCGCAGGTCCCGGCTGGATTACAGAAGGCATTGCAGATTTTGTACGCAATGAATACGGCGTAAATAATAAAGCTGCGGGTTGGTCGCTTACGCCTTTTAATAGTAAACAATCTTATACAAATGCGTATCGCATCACAGCACGTTTTCTTGTATGGATTGAGAAAAAATACGACAAAACCTTTGTACGCGAATTGAATGAAGCTATGCGCGAACATACTTATACGGATGATTTCTGGAAAAATAAAACAGGAAAAACGGTGGACGAGCTTTGGGCTGAATACGCTGCAAATCCTGCGATATAA
- a CDS encoding S41 family peptidase, translating to MRNNNSVMKLKYCFYWIIFFTNLAWSQPDIKVNSINILTNNKISQLSNLGQVWGFLKYYHPAVYSGEYDWDSKLLQVFPQVLNAKNNNDAYEIIERWVDSLGTVPACTNCSFIPVKDIKLKADYGTLFDKNNLAVSLMRKLRFIAENYNAPDSQYYVAADKEYGELFIKNESAYENARINAPMNFLALYRFWNYIQYFYPYRHLIGKSWTRVLNEFIPVFYGIKNDTDYVIACTKMITSINDSHGCISLLPPRFGSAPLAIQHHKAIPVQTSFIENKCVVTGYYQDSLEIKNILHRGDIIDSINGISIDSVIQRYSPYIPASNYPTKLRELIAPMFNVLRGDEDSMTLYITRNKQSFNLCLPLLTDSQITKAAYYTKDVVHKPVCSVISNNIGYLCPQDMQLKDTAAIERMFANTKGLIIDLRYYPTPWIVYLMYWLEAEIKPIAIYTTPTLQKPGTIVYKGNFEMDRRSTDFYKKRVVIIVNEWTQSRQEFAAMIFRTAKNAVVLGSKTAGADGTVCSMPLPYGLNLQFTKYGIENPDSTETQRKGIKIDIPVQPTIKGVLAGKDELLDKAIDIIENKKYSAE from the coding sequence TTGAGAAATAATAATTCTGTTATGAAATTAAAATACTGCTTTTATTGGATAATATTTTTCACAAATTTAGCGTGGTCGCAGCCAGATATAAAAGTTAATTCAATTAATATTTTAACGAACAATAAAATAAGTCAATTATCAAATCTTGGTCAGGTTTGGGGTTTTCTAAAATATTATCATCCTGCTGTTTATTCAGGGGAATACGACTGGGATAGTAAACTGCTACAGGTTTTTCCACAAGTGTTGAATGCTAAAAATAATAACGATGCTTATGAAATAATTGAGCGCTGGGTCGATAGTTTAGGGACTGTACCTGCTTGTACAAATTGCAGTTTTATTCCTGTGAAAGATATTAAACTAAAAGCCGATTATGGTACCCTGTTTGATAAAAATAACTTGGCTGTTTCTTTGATGCGGAAGTTGAGATTCATTGCTGAGAACTATAATGCACCCGATTCGCAATATTATGTGGCAGCAGATAAAGAATATGGAGAGCTATTTATAAAAAATGAATCTGCTTATGAGAATGCTCGGATAAATGCGCCGATGAATTTTTTAGCATTGTATAGATTTTGGAACTATATTCAATATTTTTATCCTTATCGGCATTTAATTGGAAAGTCATGGACGCGCGTTTTAAATGAATTTATTCCTGTTTTTTACGGCATCAAGAATGATACAGACTACGTTATTGCTTGTACGAAAATGATTACTTCTATCAATGACAGTCATGGTTGTATCTCATTGTTGCCGCCTCGCTTTGGCAGTGCTCCTTTAGCAATACAACACCACAAGGCGATACCTGTGCAAACGAGTTTTATTGAAAACAAATGTGTCGTTACGGGCTATTATCAGGATTCATTAGAAATAAAAAATATACTTCATCGGGGAGATATTATTGATTCTATAAATGGAATATCAATTGATAGCGTGATTCAGAGATATTCTCCTTATATCCCTGCGTCCAATTATCCGACAAAATTAAGAGAATTGATTGCTCCAATGTTTAATGTTTTAAGAGGCGATGAAGATTCGATGACTCTGTATATTACGAGAAATAAACAATCTTTCAACCTTTGTCTTCCTTTGCTAACGGATTCACAGATTACTAAGGCTGCGTATTATACAAAAGATGTTGTGCATAAACCGGTATGTTCAGTTATCTCAAACAATATAGGCTATTTATGTCCACAAGATATGCAACTGAAAGATACTGCTGCAATTGAAAGGATGTTCGCTAATACGAAAGGTTTAATCATTGATTTAAGATATTATCCTACACCTTGGATAGTATATTTAATGTATTGGTTGGAAGCAGAAATTAAACCAATAGCAATTTATACTACGCCAACGCTTCAAAAGCCGGGAACAATTGTATATAAAGGTAACTTTGAAATGGATAGGCGTTCTACTGATTTTTATAAAAAAAGGGTTGTGATTATAGTCAATGAATGGACTCAAAGCAGGCAGGAGTTTGCCGCGATGATATTCAGAACGGCGAAAAATGCAGTTGTATTAGGCAGTAAAACTGCAGGTGCCGATGGTACTGTTTGTTCAATGCCTTTGCCTTATGGATTAAATTTACAGTTCACAAAATATGGCATAGAAAATCCCGATAGCACAGAAACGCAAAGAAAGGGAATCAAGATAGATATTCCGGTACAGCCAACAATCAAAGGCGTATTGGCAGGTAAGGATGAGCTGTTGGATAAAGCCATTGATATAATAGAAAACAAAAAATACAGCGCAGAATAA